In one window of Ovis aries strain OAR_USU_Benz2616 breed Rambouillet chromosome 3, ARS-UI_Ramb_v3.0, whole genome shotgun sequence DNA:
- the DAB2IP gene encoding disabled homolog 2-interacting protein isoform X7, producing MEPSAATPFRVTGFLSRRLKGSIKRTKSQPKLDRNHSFRHILPGFRSAAAAAAAASAADNERSHLMPRLKESRSHESLLSPSSAVEALDLSMEEEVVIKPVHSSILGQDYCFEVTTSSGSKCFSCRSAAERDKWMENLRRAVHPNKDNSRRVEHILKLWVIEAKDLPAKKKYLCELCLDDVLYARTTGKLKTDNVFWGEHFEFHNLPPLRTVTVHLYRETDKKKKKERSSYLGLVSLPAASVAGRQFVEKWYPVVTPNPKGGKGPGPMIRIKARYQTITILPMEMYKEFAEHITNHYLGLCAALEPILSAKTKEEMASALVHILQSTGKVKDFLTDLMMSEVDRCGENEHLIFRENTLATKAIEEYLKLVGQKYLQDALGEFIKALYESDENCEVDPSKCSAADLPEHQGNLKMCCELAFCKIINSYCVFPRELKEVFASWRQECSSRGRPDISERLISASLFLRFLCPAIMSPSLFNLLQEYPDDRTARTLTLIAKVTQNLANFAKFGSKEEYMSFMNQFLEHEWTNMQRFLLEISNPETVSNTAGFEGYIDLGRELSSLHSLLWEAVSQLEQSIISKLGPLPRILRDVHTALSTPGSGQLAGTNDLASTPGSGSSSVSAGLQKMVIENDLSGLIDFTRLPSPTPENKDLFFVTRSSGVQPSPARSSSYSEANEPDLQMANGGKSLSMVDLQDTRVLDGEAGSPAGPDTLAADGQAPATQLVAGWPARAAPVSLAGLATVRRAGQTPTTPGTSEGAPGRPQLLAPLSFQNPVYQMAAGLPLSPRGLGDSGSEGHSSLSSHSNSEELAAAAKLGSFSSSGAAAAPEDLGRRPGELARRQVSLTEKGGQPTVPRQNSAGPQRRIDQPPPPPPPPPPAPRGRTPPTLLSTLQYPRPSSGTLASASPDWAGPGARLRQQSSSSKGDSPELKPRAVHKQGPSPVSPNALDRTAAWLLTMNAQLLEDEGLGPDPPHRDRLRSKEELSQAEKDLAVLQDKLRISTKKLEEYETLFKCQEETTQKLVLEYQARLEEGEERLRRQQEDKDIQMKGIISRLMSVEEELKKDHAEMQAAVDSKQKIIDAQEKRIASLDAANARLMSALTQLKERYSMQARNGLSPTNPTKLQITENGEFRNSSNC from the exons GTGACGACGTCCTCAGGAAGCAAGTGCTTCTCCTGCCGGTCAGCAGCCGAACGGGATAAGTGGATGGAGAACCTGCGGCGAGCCGTGCATCCCAACAAG GACAACAGCCGGCGTGTGGAGCACATTCTGAAGCTGTGGGTGATCGAGGCCAAGGACCTGCCGGCCAAGAAGAAGTACCTGTGCGAGCTGTGCCTGGACGACGTGCTGTACGCGCGCACCACGGGCAAGCTCAAGACCGACAACGTCTTCTGGGGCGAGCACTTCGAGTTCCACAACCTGCCGCCCCTGCGCACAGTCACCGTCCACCTGTACCGCGAGACcgacaagaagaagaagaaggagcgCAGCAGCTACCTGGGCTTGGTGAGCCTGCCCGCCGCCTCCGTGGCCGGCCGGCAGTTCGTGGAGAAGTGGTACCCGGTGGTGACGCCCAACCCCAAGGGCGGCAAGGGCCCCGGGCCCATGATCCGCATCAAGGCGCGCTACCAGACCATCACTATCCTGCCCATGGAGATGTATAAGGAGTTCGCCGAGCACATCACCAACCACTACCTGGGGCTCTGCGCTGCCCTCGAGCCCATCCTCAGTGCCAAGACCAAGGAGGAGATGGCGTCAGCCTTGGTGCACATCCTGCAGAGCACGGGCAAGGTGAAG GACTTCCTGACCGACCTGATGATGTCAGAGGTGGACCGCTGTGGGGAAAACGAGCACCTCATCTTCCGGGAGAACACGCTGGCCACCAAGGCCATCGAGGAGTACCTCAAGCTGGTGGGCCAGAAGTACCTGCAGGACGCACTAG GAGAGTTCATCAAAGCGCTGTACGAGTCGGACGAGAACTGTGAAGTGGACCCGAGCAAGTGCTCGGCCGCTGACCTCCCCGAGCACCAGGGCAACCTCAAGATGTGCTGCGAGCTGGCCTTCTGCAAAATCATCAACTCCTACTG CGTCTTCCCCCGGGAGCTCAAGGAGGTGTTTGCCTCTTGGCGGCAAGAGTGCAGCAGCCGCGGCCGGCCGGACATCAGCGAGCGACTCATCAGCGCCTCTCTGTTCCTGCGCTTCCTCTGCCCGGCCATCATGTCCCCCTCACTCTTCAATCTGCTGCAGGAGTACCCCGACGACCGCACCGCCCGCACACTCACCCTCATCGCCAAAGTCACCCAGAACCTGGCCAACTTTGCCAA GTTCGGCAGCAAGGAAGAGTACATGTCATTCATGAACCAGTTCCTGGAGCACGAGTGGACCAACATGCAGCGCTTCCTGCTGGAGATCTCCAACCCCGAGACCGTCTCCAACACAGCCGGCTTCGAGGGCTACATCGACCTGGGCCGCGAGCTCTCCAGCCTGCACTCGCTGCTCTGGGAGGCCGTCAGCCAGCTGGAGCAG AGCATCATATCCAAGCTGGGGCCTCTGCCTCGAATCCTGAGGGACGTCCACACAGCTCTGAGCACCCCGGGCAGTGGGCAGCTTGCAGGGACCAACGACTTGGCCTCTACGCCCGGCTCTGGCAGCAGCAGTGTCTCGGCTgggctccagaagatggtgatcgAGAACGACCTGTCTGG TCTGATAGATTTCACCCGGTTACCGTCTCCAACCCCCGAAAACAAGGACTTGTTTTTTGTCACAAGGTCCTCCGGGGTCCAGCCCTCACCTGCCCGCAGCTCGAGTTACTCGGAAGCCAACGAGCCCGATCTTCAGATGGCCAACGGCGGCAAGAGTCTGTCCATGGTGGACCTCCAAGACACCCGCGTGCTGGATGGGGAGGCAGGCTCCCCAGCAGGCCCCGACACCCTCGCCGCCGATGGCCAAGCGCCCGCGACTCAGCTGGTGGCTGGGTGGCCAGCCCGGGCGGCCCCCGTGAGCCTGGCAGGGCTGGCCACAGTGCGGCGGGCAGGCCAGACGCCCACCACGCCGGGCACGTCGGAGGGCGCGCCGGGTCGGCCCCAGCTCCTGGCACCGCTGTCCTTCCAGAATCCCGTGTACCAGATGGCGGCCGGCCTGCCACTGTCTCCCCGCGGCCTCGGCGACTCGGGCTCCGAGGGCCACAGCTCCCTGAGCTCCCACAGCAACAGCGAAGAGCTGGCAGCTGCCGCCAAGCTGGGCAGCTTCAGCAGCAGCGGCGCCGCAGCCGCCCCCGAAGACCTGGGCCGGCGCCCCGGGGAGCTGGCACGGCGGCAGGTGTCGCTGACCGAGAAGGGTGGGCAGCCCACGGTGCCACGGCAGAACAGTGCCGGCCCCCAGCGGAGGATCGATCAGCCGCCGCCACCACCCCCGCCGCCACCCCCCGCGCCCCGAGGCCGGACGCCGCCCACCCTGCTGAGCACCCTGCAGTACCCACGGCCGTCGAGTGGAACGCTGGCCTCGGCCTCGCCCGACTGGGCTGGGCCCGGAGCGCGGCTGCGGCAACAGTCCTCGTCCTCCAAGGGCGACAGCCCCGAGCTGAAGCCTCGCGCCGTGCACAAGCAG GGCCCTTCACCCGTGAGCCCCAATGCCCTGGACCGCACGGCTGCCTGGCTCTTGACCATGAATGCACAGTTGTTAGAAGACGAGGGCCTGGGCCCAGACCCCCCGCACAGGGATAGGCTAAGGAGTAAGGAGGAACTCAGCCAAGCGGAAAAG GATCTGGCAGTGCTGCAGGACAAGTTGCGAATCTCCACCAAGAAGCTGGAGGAGTATGAGACCCTGTTCAAGTGCCAGGAGGAGACGACCCAGAAGCTGGTGCTGGAGTACCAGGCACGTCTAGAGGAGGGCGAGGAGCGGCTGCGGCGGCAGCAGGAGGACAAGGACATCCAGATGAAGGGCATCATCAGCAG GTTGATGTCAGTGGAGGAGGAGCTGAAGAAAGACCATGCGGAGATGCAAGCAGCTGTAGACTCCAAACAGAAGATCATTGATGCTCAG GAGAAGCGCATCGCCTCACTGGACGCAGCCAACGCGCGCCTCATGAGCGCCCTGACGCAGCTCAAAGAGAGGTACAGCATGCAAGCCCGTAACGGCCTCTCCCCCACCAACCCCACCAAATTGCAGATTACTGAAAACGGCGAGTTCCGAAACAGCAGCAATTGTTAA
- the DAB2IP gene encoding disabled homolog 2-interacting protein isoform X9, translating to MRNRGEQSRPKKGRAPGAACPAASQRRAPAWSPRPLRRSGSRSHLMPRLKESRSHESLLSPSSAVEALDLSMEEEVVIKPVHSSILGQDYCFEVTTSSGSKCFSCRSAAERDKWMENLRRAVHPNKDNSRRVEHILKLWVIEAKDLPAKKKYLCELCLDDVLYARTTGKLKTDNVFWGEHFEFHNLPPLRTVTVHLYRETDKKKKKERSSYLGLVSLPAASVAGRQFVEKWYPVVTPNPKGGKGPGPMIRIKARYQTITILPMEMYKEFAEHITNHYLGLCAALEPILSAKTKEEMASALVHILQSTGKVKDFLTDLMMSEVDRCGENEHLIFRENTLATKAIEEYLKLVGQKYLQDALGEFIKALYESDENCEVDPSKCSAADLPEHQGNLKMCCELAFCKIINSYCVFPRELKEVFASWRQECSSRGRPDISERLISASLFLRFLCPAIMSPSLFNLLQEYPDDRTARTLTLIAKVTQNLANFAKFGSKEEYMSFMNQFLEHEWTNMQRFLLEISNPETVSNTAGFEGYIDLGRELSSLHSLLWEAVSQLEQSIISKLGPLPRILRDVHTALSTPGSGQLAGTNDLASTPGSGSSSVSAGLQKMVIENDLSGLIDFTRLPSPTPENKDLFFVTRSSGVQPSPARSSSYSEANEPDLQMANGGKSLSMVDLQDTRVLDGEAGSPAGPDTLAADGQAPATQLVAGWPARAAPVSLAGLATVRRAGQTPTTPGTSEGAPGRPQLLAPLSFQNPVYQMAAGLPLSPRGLGDSGSEGHSSLSSHSNSEELAAAAKLGSFSSSGAAAAPEDLGRRPGELARRQVSLTEKGGQPTVPRQNSAGPQRRIDQPPPPPPPPPPAPRGRTPPTLLSTLQYPRPSSGTLASASPDWAGPGARLRQQSSSSKGDSPELKPRAVHKQGPSPVSPNALDRTAAWLLTMNAQLLEDEGLGPDPPHRDRLRSKEELSQAEKDLAVLQDKLRISTKKLEEYETLFKCQEETTQKLVLEYQARLEEGEERLRRQQEDKDIQMKGIISRLMSVEEELKKDHAEMQAAVDSKQKIIDAQEKRIASLDAANARLMSALTQLKERYSMQARNGLSPTNPTKLQITENGEFRNSSNC from the exons GTGACGACGTCCTCAGGAAGCAAGTGCTTCTCCTGCCGGTCAGCAGCCGAACGGGATAAGTGGATGGAGAACCTGCGGCGAGCCGTGCATCCCAACAAG GACAACAGCCGGCGTGTGGAGCACATTCTGAAGCTGTGGGTGATCGAGGCCAAGGACCTGCCGGCCAAGAAGAAGTACCTGTGCGAGCTGTGCCTGGACGACGTGCTGTACGCGCGCACCACGGGCAAGCTCAAGACCGACAACGTCTTCTGGGGCGAGCACTTCGAGTTCCACAACCTGCCGCCCCTGCGCACAGTCACCGTCCACCTGTACCGCGAGACcgacaagaagaagaagaaggagcgCAGCAGCTACCTGGGCTTGGTGAGCCTGCCCGCCGCCTCCGTGGCCGGCCGGCAGTTCGTGGAGAAGTGGTACCCGGTGGTGACGCCCAACCCCAAGGGCGGCAAGGGCCCCGGGCCCATGATCCGCATCAAGGCGCGCTACCAGACCATCACTATCCTGCCCATGGAGATGTATAAGGAGTTCGCCGAGCACATCACCAACCACTACCTGGGGCTCTGCGCTGCCCTCGAGCCCATCCTCAGTGCCAAGACCAAGGAGGAGATGGCGTCAGCCTTGGTGCACATCCTGCAGAGCACGGGCAAGGTGAAG GACTTCCTGACCGACCTGATGATGTCAGAGGTGGACCGCTGTGGGGAAAACGAGCACCTCATCTTCCGGGAGAACACGCTGGCCACCAAGGCCATCGAGGAGTACCTCAAGCTGGTGGGCCAGAAGTACCTGCAGGACGCACTAG GAGAGTTCATCAAAGCGCTGTACGAGTCGGACGAGAACTGTGAAGTGGACCCGAGCAAGTGCTCGGCCGCTGACCTCCCCGAGCACCAGGGCAACCTCAAGATGTGCTGCGAGCTGGCCTTCTGCAAAATCATCAACTCCTACTG CGTCTTCCCCCGGGAGCTCAAGGAGGTGTTTGCCTCTTGGCGGCAAGAGTGCAGCAGCCGCGGCCGGCCGGACATCAGCGAGCGACTCATCAGCGCCTCTCTGTTCCTGCGCTTCCTCTGCCCGGCCATCATGTCCCCCTCACTCTTCAATCTGCTGCAGGAGTACCCCGACGACCGCACCGCCCGCACACTCACCCTCATCGCCAAAGTCACCCAGAACCTGGCCAACTTTGCCAA GTTCGGCAGCAAGGAAGAGTACATGTCATTCATGAACCAGTTCCTGGAGCACGAGTGGACCAACATGCAGCGCTTCCTGCTGGAGATCTCCAACCCCGAGACCGTCTCCAACACAGCCGGCTTCGAGGGCTACATCGACCTGGGCCGCGAGCTCTCCAGCCTGCACTCGCTGCTCTGGGAGGCCGTCAGCCAGCTGGAGCAG AGCATCATATCCAAGCTGGGGCCTCTGCCTCGAATCCTGAGGGACGTCCACACAGCTCTGAGCACCCCGGGCAGTGGGCAGCTTGCAGGGACCAACGACTTGGCCTCTACGCCCGGCTCTGGCAGCAGCAGTGTCTCGGCTgggctccagaagatggtgatcgAGAACGACCTGTCTGG TCTGATAGATTTCACCCGGTTACCGTCTCCAACCCCCGAAAACAAGGACTTGTTTTTTGTCACAAGGTCCTCCGGGGTCCAGCCCTCACCTGCCCGCAGCTCGAGTTACTCGGAAGCCAACGAGCCCGATCTTCAGATGGCCAACGGCGGCAAGAGTCTGTCCATGGTGGACCTCCAAGACACCCGCGTGCTGGATGGGGAGGCAGGCTCCCCAGCAGGCCCCGACACCCTCGCCGCCGATGGCCAAGCGCCCGCGACTCAGCTGGTGGCTGGGTGGCCAGCCCGGGCGGCCCCCGTGAGCCTGGCAGGGCTGGCCACAGTGCGGCGGGCAGGCCAGACGCCCACCACGCCGGGCACGTCGGAGGGCGCGCCGGGTCGGCCCCAGCTCCTGGCACCGCTGTCCTTCCAGAATCCCGTGTACCAGATGGCGGCCGGCCTGCCACTGTCTCCCCGCGGCCTCGGCGACTCGGGCTCCGAGGGCCACAGCTCCCTGAGCTCCCACAGCAACAGCGAAGAGCTGGCAGCTGCCGCCAAGCTGGGCAGCTTCAGCAGCAGCGGCGCCGCAGCCGCCCCCGAAGACCTGGGCCGGCGCCCCGGGGAGCTGGCACGGCGGCAGGTGTCGCTGACCGAGAAGGGTGGGCAGCCCACGGTGCCACGGCAGAACAGTGCCGGCCCCCAGCGGAGGATCGATCAGCCGCCGCCACCACCCCCGCCGCCACCCCCCGCGCCCCGAGGCCGGACGCCGCCCACCCTGCTGAGCACCCTGCAGTACCCACGGCCGTCGAGTGGAACGCTGGCCTCGGCCTCGCCCGACTGGGCTGGGCCCGGAGCGCGGCTGCGGCAACAGTCCTCGTCCTCCAAGGGCGACAGCCCCGAGCTGAAGCCTCGCGCCGTGCACAAGCAG GGCCCTTCACCCGTGAGCCCCAATGCCCTGGACCGCACGGCTGCCTGGCTCTTGACCATGAATGCACAGTTGTTAGAAGACGAGGGCCTGGGCCCAGACCCCCCGCACAGGGATAGGCTAAGGAGTAAGGAGGAACTCAGCCAAGCGGAAAAG GATCTGGCAGTGCTGCAGGACAAGTTGCGAATCTCCACCAAGAAGCTGGAGGAGTATGAGACCCTGTTCAAGTGCCAGGAGGAGACGACCCAGAAGCTGGTGCTGGAGTACCAGGCACGTCTAGAGGAGGGCGAGGAGCGGCTGCGGCGGCAGCAGGAGGACAAGGACATCCAGATGAAGGGCATCATCAGCAG GTTGATGTCAGTGGAGGAGGAGCTGAAGAAAGACCATGCGGAGATGCAAGCAGCTGTAGACTCCAAACAGAAGATCATTGATGCTCAG GAGAAGCGCATCGCCTCACTGGACGCAGCCAACGCGCGCCTCATGAGCGCCCTGACGCAGCTCAAAGAGAGGTACAGCATGCAAGCCCGTAACGGCCTCTCCCCCACCAACCCCACCAAATTGCAGATTACTGAAAACGGCGAGTTCCGAAACAGCAGCAATTGTTAA
- the DAB2IP gene encoding disabled homolog 2-interacting protein isoform X8, whose amino-acid sequence MPAARMSLCGFGLLCDNLGKIMGRASLWRPPHPQKPDVAPGLLVPRPCSAQRPISLPRSHLMPRLKESRSHESLLSPSSAVEALDLSMEEEVVIKPVHSSILGQDYCFEVTTSSGSKCFSCRSAAERDKWMENLRRAVHPNKDNSRRVEHILKLWVIEAKDLPAKKKYLCELCLDDVLYARTTGKLKTDNVFWGEHFEFHNLPPLRTVTVHLYRETDKKKKKERSSYLGLVSLPAASVAGRQFVEKWYPVVTPNPKGGKGPGPMIRIKARYQTITILPMEMYKEFAEHITNHYLGLCAALEPILSAKTKEEMASALVHILQSTGKVKDFLTDLMMSEVDRCGENEHLIFRENTLATKAIEEYLKLVGQKYLQDALGEFIKALYESDENCEVDPSKCSAADLPEHQGNLKMCCELAFCKIINSYCVFPRELKEVFASWRQECSSRGRPDISERLISASLFLRFLCPAIMSPSLFNLLQEYPDDRTARTLTLIAKVTQNLANFAKFGSKEEYMSFMNQFLEHEWTNMQRFLLEISNPETVSNTAGFEGYIDLGRELSSLHSLLWEAVSQLEQSIISKLGPLPRILRDVHTALSTPGSGQLAGTNDLASTPGSGSSSVSAGLQKMVIENDLSGLIDFTRLPSPTPENKDLFFVTRSSGVQPSPARSSSYSEANEPDLQMANGGKSLSMVDLQDTRVLDGEAGSPAGPDTLAADGQAPATQLVAGWPARAAPVSLAGLATVRRAGQTPTTPGTSEGAPGRPQLLAPLSFQNPVYQMAAGLPLSPRGLGDSGSEGHSSLSSHSNSEELAAAAKLGSFSSSGAAAAPEDLGRRPGELARRQVSLTEKGGQPTVPRQNSAGPQRRIDQPPPPPPPPPPAPRGRTPPTLLSTLQYPRPSSGTLASASPDWAGPGARLRQQSSSSKGDSPELKPRAVHKQGPSPVSPNALDRTAAWLLTMNAQLLEDEGLGPDPPHRDRLRSKEELSQAEKDLAVLQDKLRISTKKLEEYETLFKCQEETTQKLVLEYQARLEEGEERLRRQQEDKDIQMKGIISRLMSVEEELKKDHAEMQAAVDSKQKIIDAQEKRIASLDAANARLMSALTQLKERYSMQARNGLSPTNPTKLQITENGEFRNSSNC is encoded by the exons GTGACGACGTCCTCAGGAAGCAAGTGCTTCTCCTGCCGGTCAGCAGCCGAACGGGATAAGTGGATGGAGAACCTGCGGCGAGCCGTGCATCCCAACAAG GACAACAGCCGGCGTGTGGAGCACATTCTGAAGCTGTGGGTGATCGAGGCCAAGGACCTGCCGGCCAAGAAGAAGTACCTGTGCGAGCTGTGCCTGGACGACGTGCTGTACGCGCGCACCACGGGCAAGCTCAAGACCGACAACGTCTTCTGGGGCGAGCACTTCGAGTTCCACAACCTGCCGCCCCTGCGCACAGTCACCGTCCACCTGTACCGCGAGACcgacaagaagaagaagaaggagcgCAGCAGCTACCTGGGCTTGGTGAGCCTGCCCGCCGCCTCCGTGGCCGGCCGGCAGTTCGTGGAGAAGTGGTACCCGGTGGTGACGCCCAACCCCAAGGGCGGCAAGGGCCCCGGGCCCATGATCCGCATCAAGGCGCGCTACCAGACCATCACTATCCTGCCCATGGAGATGTATAAGGAGTTCGCCGAGCACATCACCAACCACTACCTGGGGCTCTGCGCTGCCCTCGAGCCCATCCTCAGTGCCAAGACCAAGGAGGAGATGGCGTCAGCCTTGGTGCACATCCTGCAGAGCACGGGCAAGGTGAAG GACTTCCTGACCGACCTGATGATGTCAGAGGTGGACCGCTGTGGGGAAAACGAGCACCTCATCTTCCGGGAGAACACGCTGGCCACCAAGGCCATCGAGGAGTACCTCAAGCTGGTGGGCCAGAAGTACCTGCAGGACGCACTAG GAGAGTTCATCAAAGCGCTGTACGAGTCGGACGAGAACTGTGAAGTGGACCCGAGCAAGTGCTCGGCCGCTGACCTCCCCGAGCACCAGGGCAACCTCAAGATGTGCTGCGAGCTGGCCTTCTGCAAAATCATCAACTCCTACTG CGTCTTCCCCCGGGAGCTCAAGGAGGTGTTTGCCTCTTGGCGGCAAGAGTGCAGCAGCCGCGGCCGGCCGGACATCAGCGAGCGACTCATCAGCGCCTCTCTGTTCCTGCGCTTCCTCTGCCCGGCCATCATGTCCCCCTCACTCTTCAATCTGCTGCAGGAGTACCCCGACGACCGCACCGCCCGCACACTCACCCTCATCGCCAAAGTCACCCAGAACCTGGCCAACTTTGCCAA GTTCGGCAGCAAGGAAGAGTACATGTCATTCATGAACCAGTTCCTGGAGCACGAGTGGACCAACATGCAGCGCTTCCTGCTGGAGATCTCCAACCCCGAGACCGTCTCCAACACAGCCGGCTTCGAGGGCTACATCGACCTGGGCCGCGAGCTCTCCAGCCTGCACTCGCTGCTCTGGGAGGCCGTCAGCCAGCTGGAGCAG AGCATCATATCCAAGCTGGGGCCTCTGCCTCGAATCCTGAGGGACGTCCACACAGCTCTGAGCACCCCGGGCAGTGGGCAGCTTGCAGGGACCAACGACTTGGCCTCTACGCCCGGCTCTGGCAGCAGCAGTGTCTCGGCTgggctccagaagatggtgatcgAGAACGACCTGTCTGG TCTGATAGATTTCACCCGGTTACCGTCTCCAACCCCCGAAAACAAGGACTTGTTTTTTGTCACAAGGTCCTCCGGGGTCCAGCCCTCACCTGCCCGCAGCTCGAGTTACTCGGAAGCCAACGAGCCCGATCTTCAGATGGCCAACGGCGGCAAGAGTCTGTCCATGGTGGACCTCCAAGACACCCGCGTGCTGGATGGGGAGGCAGGCTCCCCAGCAGGCCCCGACACCCTCGCCGCCGATGGCCAAGCGCCCGCGACTCAGCTGGTGGCTGGGTGGCCAGCCCGGGCGGCCCCCGTGAGCCTGGCAGGGCTGGCCACAGTGCGGCGGGCAGGCCAGACGCCCACCACGCCGGGCACGTCGGAGGGCGCGCCGGGTCGGCCCCAGCTCCTGGCACCGCTGTCCTTCCAGAATCCCGTGTACCAGATGGCGGCCGGCCTGCCACTGTCTCCCCGCGGCCTCGGCGACTCGGGCTCCGAGGGCCACAGCTCCCTGAGCTCCCACAGCAACAGCGAAGAGCTGGCAGCTGCCGCCAAGCTGGGCAGCTTCAGCAGCAGCGGCGCCGCAGCCGCCCCCGAAGACCTGGGCCGGCGCCCCGGGGAGCTGGCACGGCGGCAGGTGTCGCTGACCGAGAAGGGTGGGCAGCCCACGGTGCCACGGCAGAACAGTGCCGGCCCCCAGCGGAGGATCGATCAGCCGCCGCCACCACCCCCGCCGCCACCCCCCGCGCCCCGAGGCCGGACGCCGCCCACCCTGCTGAGCACCCTGCAGTACCCACGGCCGTCGAGTGGAACGCTGGCCTCGGCCTCGCCCGACTGGGCTGGGCCCGGAGCGCGGCTGCGGCAACAGTCCTCGTCCTCCAAGGGCGACAGCCCCGAGCTGAAGCCTCGCGCCGTGCACAAGCAG GGCCCTTCACCCGTGAGCCCCAATGCCCTGGACCGCACGGCTGCCTGGCTCTTGACCATGAATGCACAGTTGTTAGAAGACGAGGGCCTGGGCCCAGACCCCCCGCACAGGGATAGGCTAAGGAGTAAGGAGGAACTCAGCCAAGCGGAAAAG GATCTGGCAGTGCTGCAGGACAAGTTGCGAATCTCCACCAAGAAGCTGGAGGAGTATGAGACCCTGTTCAAGTGCCAGGAGGAGACGACCCAGAAGCTGGTGCTGGAGTACCAGGCACGTCTAGAGGAGGGCGAGGAGCGGCTGCGGCGGCAGCAGGAGGACAAGGACATCCAGATGAAGGGCATCATCAGCAG GTTGATGTCAGTGGAGGAGGAGCTGAAGAAAGACCATGCGGAGATGCAAGCAGCTGTAGACTCCAAACAGAAGATCATTGATGCTCAG GAGAAGCGCATCGCCTCACTGGACGCAGCCAACGCGCGCCTCATGAGCGCCCTGACGCAGCTCAAAGAGAGGTACAGCATGCAAGCCCGTAACGGCCTCTCCCCCACCAACCCCACCAAATTGCAGATTACTGAAAACGGCGAGTTCCGAAACAGCAGCAATTGTTAA